The following nucleotide sequence is from Ferruginibacter lapsinanis.
TGACATTTTTAATGATTGGGCTCCCGCTCTTGGAAAAACCTTCAGGGAAGATGTATTTGGTTTTCCGCCAGTAAACATCTCTGAAAAAACCGATGCATACCAATTAGAAGTGGCAGCTCCGGGATTTGACAAAACAGATTTTGCAGTAAAATTAGATAATCAATTATTGACCATTACTGCAGAGAAAAAAGAAACAACAAAAGACGAAACTACCAAGACGATCAGGAAAGAATTCAGTCACAAAACATTTAAACGCAGTTTTACCCTGGATGAAAAAATTGAAGCCGGTAATATTTCGGCTAAATATGAAAACGGTATCTTATTGGTAACATTGCCTAAGAAAGAAGAAGTAAAAGCGGTAGCAAAAGAAATTGCTATCCAGTAAAATTAATTGTTATAACTGAGCATACAGTTGGTTTTGGTAAAACGCCTCCTTATTCCTAAGGAGGCGTTCATTTTTATATTACACGAATTTTTAGAACAATTCGTGCAATTAATAGCCTAATATCTTCAACATACTTTGAGCACTTTGCTCTTTAGCATATACCCAATCATGCAGCTTGCCATTTTTATCGTGACCAATAATAATGTGTTTAGGCGAAGGAATTAAACAGTGTTTAATTCCTCCGTAACCGCTGATCTGATCCTGGTAAGCACCGGTATGAAAGAACCCTACATACAAAGGCTCTCCGTTAGTTAATTTAGGAAGAAACACTTCATTGATATGCTCCTCACTATCATAATAATCATGACTATCGCAGGTAATACCGCCAAGGGTTACCCGCTGATATTCTTCCTGCCACTTATTGATAGGCAGCATTAAGAATTTTTCTCCTATCCCCCATGTATCTGGCAAAGTGGTAATGAAAGAAGAGTCAATCATGTACCAGATCTCTCTATCGTTCTGCATTTTTTCTCCAATAACACTGTAGATATGTGCCATACTCTCTCCTACTGTGTAACTACCAAATTCAGTAAAGATATTTGGCATTTGCACTTTGTTTCGGGTACAAGCCACTTTAATGTTACGTACAATTTCATTGATCATAAATTGATAATCGTACTCAAAACCTAATGAGTGCTTTATAGGAAACCCACCACCGATATTGATTGAATCTAATTCAGGACAGATCTTTTTTAACTGGCAGTATAAATTGATTACCTTATTCAATTCACTCCAATAATAAATATCATCTTTAATTCCTTTGTTTAAAAAGATGTGCAACATCTTTAATTGAAACTTATGTTCATATCCTTCGATCTGATCAACATAAAATTCCAGAATATCTTTTGCCCTCATCCCTAAACGAGAGGTATAGAAAGGGAAATTAGGCTCTTCTTCCGCAGCGACTCTTATCCCAACTTTAAAAGGATCTTTTACCGATTTATAGGCTTTCAATTCTTCCATATTATCCAACACAGGGATTACATTTTTAAATCCGGTGTTCAATAATTTGACAATTCGATTGGTGTATGGCTTTTGCTTGTAACCGTTGCAGATGATGAAGGTCTCTTTATTGATCTTCTTTTTCTGATAAAGCTTATTTATAATGTCAATATCATACGCATAAGAAGTTTCCAAATGAATATTATGCTTTAATGCTTCTTCAACTATAAATGAAAAGTGAGAGCTTTTTGTACAGTAACAATAATTATACTTGCCTTCATACTTATGCTTCTTAAAAGCATTTTCGAACATTTTTTTAGCCTTATTTATCTGCATACCAATTTTAGGCAGATAGGTTAGTTTTAACGGCGTACCATACTTATCAATAAGCGCTTTGATATCTTGTCCGTTGTATTGCAAATACTCGTCTTTAACCTTAAAATCTTCCTGAGGAAAATTAAATGTTTGATCAACCAGATCAGAGTAAGTATTGTTCATATTATTCATCGGCGGCAAATGGGTTTTAAGTAGTGAAGTGCAAATGTACTTGAATGATAAATGTAATAAATAAAAAACCGGATATGATTTTCTCACATCCGGTAAATATTATAAAGAACTAAGGCATTTATTTAACCTGAGCTACTAAGTTTTTGAAACTTTCTGGCTCGTTCATCGCCAAATCAGCCAAAACTTTACGATTTAAATCGATGTTTTTAGCAGCTAATTTATGGATGAATTCGCTATAAGTCAACCCTTCTGCTCTAACAGCAGCGTTGATACGTGCAATCCACAAAGTACGGTATTCACGTTTTTTAAGTTTACGACCAACGTAAGCATACGTTAACCCTTTTTCCATTACGTTTTTCGCAACGGTATATACATTTTTACGTTTACCGTAATAACCTTTAGCGGCCTTTAATACTCTTTTTCTACGAGCCCTTGATGCAACTGCATTTTTTGAACGTGGCATATCTTAATAAATTAAATAATTAATAATTGATTTTCTAAACTGTCTGATAAATTATTTCAGACCTAATAAACGCATTACGAAAGCCTGGTTAGTTGAATGAACTACACCGTCTTTTCTTAAATTACGTTTACGTTTTTTAGATTTTTTTGTCAGGATGTGACGTTTAAATGGCTTTTGGAAAGTGATCAAGCCGGTGCCCGTTACACTGAAACGTTTTTTGGCACTTGAGTTTGTTTTTACTTTTGGCATTATATAACTGTTATTAGTTACTCCCTGCTGGCGGTACTGCACTGGCGGTACACTTTTTGAGCCTTGTGGGAAATGTTGCAAAAAAGGAATGACCCTTTTTCGGGCGGCAAAGGTAATGATTTTGATTGATTTTAAAGTAAAATGCTCGTTTTTTTACCGTAAAATCATAAAATAACTCATTAATAGATATTTTACCGTTTATAACAATATGCTGCTCAGCAATATTAGTACTTGTTATTTTTGAAAAAATATATTTTATGAAACTGCCTACCCTTCTCTTTACCCTGTTGTTTCTGAATGGATTATCTGCTAATTGCCAGAATATCGAACCCAAAAAGATGATTGATTCTACCGACATGGACCTTACTGTGAAACCCGGTGATGATTTTTTTCGGTTTGTAAATGGCAACTGGATAAAAAATACAACAATCCCTGCTTCCAAGACAAGTTGGGGAAGCTTCAATCTTCTGGCTGAAAAATCTTCTGCAGATGTTAAAACGCTTACAGAATACGCTTCAAAAAACACACATAAAAACCGCATGCTGCAGATGGTAGGTGATTTTTATACCAGCGGTATGGATAGTATCAATGCGGAACAACTAGGGTACCAGCCAATAAAAAAAGACCTTGAAAGAATTAACGCTATAAAAAATATTGACGGGATCATTACTGAAATAACATATCAACACACGAAAGGGATCACTGCGCCTTTATTTAATTTTTCTATCTATCAGGATGCAAAAATAACTACGAAATATATTACCCACCTTGACCAAGGGGGCACAGTTTTACCAGACAGAGATTATTATCTAAAAAATGACAATCGTAGTATAGATATCAGAAAAGAGTATTTATCCTACATAATTGATCTTTTCATATTAACAGGTACAGATTCTGTTCTCGCCCCAGACAAAGCCACTACAATTATTGAACTTGAAACCCAATTGGCCAAGGCACAAATAAGTAAAGTAGAACTAAAAAACCCCGAAAAAACCTACAATAAACTTAATATAAACGACTATAGTAAAAATTTAAAAGCAATAAACTTAAAAATATTGATGCAAAAAATGTTGGTAAATGAGGACAGCATCCTATCTAACAACCTGGCATTTTTACAAACTACCGATAGTCTTTTATTGAACCTGCCACTGCAAACGTGGAAGAATTATTTACAATGGTATATTTTAAAAAGTTCTGCCGCTTATTTGAGTAATGCATTTGTAGAAAGAAATTTTAAATATGGTAAAGCCCTCTCTGGTCAGAAAGCCATGACACCAAGATGGCAACGGGTAAGTTATTTAACAGATAACAGACTTGGGGACCTGCTGGGACAACTTTATGTAAAAAAATATTTTACTGCTGCTGCAAAAAAAAGAATGTTAGCATTAGTAAATAATTTGCAGGATGCCTTTAAAGAAAGAATCAAACATTTAGACTGGATGAGTGATGAGACCAAGCAAAAAGCGTTGATCAAATTAGCTGCCATCACAAAAAAAATAGGATACCCGGATAAATGGAAAAGCTATGACGGTGTGGTGATCACGAAAAATAATTACCTGCAAAATTTAAGAAACTGTGCTGAATGGCTGTACAAATATTCTGTAAAAAGACTAGGCTCTCCCATTGATAAAACCGAGTGGTATTTTACCCCTCCTACAGTAAATGCTTATTATGCACCGTTAAGTAATGAGATTGTATTTCCTGCTGCAATATTGCAACCTCCTTTCTTCGATCCTGTTGCAGACGATGCATTTAACTATGGGGGCATAGGTGCCACCATTGGGCATGAAATGACACATGGCTTTGATGATGAAGGCAGGAAATATGATGCAGAGGGTAACCTCAACGATTGGTGGACAAATTTAGATGCAGAAAAATTTAAAGAAAAAACAGAAAAAATTATTGCACAATTTGATTCTCTGACTGTGCTTGATACAATACACGTAAACGGCAAACTTACCTCAGGAGAAAATATTGCGGACCTGGGCGGACTGAATATTGCGTATGATGCGTTCAAAAAAACAGCACAAGGAAGGTCGAACAAAAAAATAGATGGCTTTACTCCAGACCAGCGTTTCTTTTTGAGTTGGTCGCATGCATGGCGTAGCAAAATTTTACCAGAAACAGCTGCCAGATACATCATCATTGACGTACATGCCCCTAATGAACACAGGGCGAATGAACCACTAAGGAATATCGATGCATTTTATAAAGCTTTTGATATTAAGCCTGGTGATAAAATGTACAAGCCGGAAAAAGACAGAATAAAGATCTGGTAAGCTTATAATAAAAAGGGAAGCAAATGCTTCCCTTTTTATTATTTTTTTATAAACGTAAATTTAAAATAAAGCAGCACCAATGATAAAAAACAAATGATACTGTTACAAATGATCACCGGTAATATCATCCTCTCCACACCATAAACGATCCAGATAACTGTACTGATAAAAACGATCAGGATCGTTAATAAGTTCAGATCACCCACACTTTTGGTTTTCCAGGCCTGATAAACCTGGGGCATAAAAGTGATACTACTCAATGCTGAACCTACATGCCCGATAACCTCCGTCCAATCCATACAATATTATTTTTCCATTTGTTCTATTACTGATTGTGTAACTCCTGTGAAAGAGAAGCCTCCATCATGAAACAGATTTTGCATCGTTACAAATTTGGTAAGATCACTGAACAAGGTAACGCAATAGTTAGCACAATCATCTGCACTTGCATTACCCAATGGACTCATTTTTTCTGCATAATTAATAAAACCATCAAAGCCCTTTACCCCACTGCCTGCAGTAGTTTTTGTAGGAGATTGAGAAACGGTATTTACACGAACATGTTTTTTAACCCCATATTGATAGCCAAAATTACGGGCTATACTTTCCAGCATCGCTTTGTTATCAGCCATATCATTATAGTCGGGGAAAACACGTTGAGCTGCGATATAACTTAATGCTACCACAGATCCCCATTCATTAATTGCATCTTCCTTCATAGCTGCTGCCAACACTCTATGTAAGCTCAACGCAGAAATATCCAACCCTTTATGGCTGAATTCATAATTATTTTCAGTGTAATGAATACCCTTACGAACATTAATACTCATTCCGATAGAGTGAAGAATAAAATCTACCCCACCTCCAAAATGTGCTTTTGCCTGAGTGATCAAATTTGCTACATCCTCATTACTGCTTACATCACATGGAATTACAGGAGCATTCACCGCTTCGGCCAATTTATTTATTTCTCCCATACGCATTGCAACAGGTGCGTTGGTCAGTAATAGTTCAGCCCCTTCTTCGTGACAACGAAGCGCCGTTTTCCACGCAATAGATTTTTCATCCAATGCTCCGAATATGATTCCTTTTTTTCCTTTTAGTAGGTTGTATGACATGCTTTAATAATTTGAGCGGTAAAAATAAGACTCTTATGGCTTAAAGAAAAACTCTTTAAACTGTATTATAACAAAACTAATTACAAAAGTGAATATGAAGATAGAAAGTAGGTTCAAAAGAGCGTTTATGACCAGGTATTTACCAGATTTAGCCGGATTTACCTTTCTTTTTAAGAAAAGATGCACCTGATACGATAGAAACAGCATTGTTGCAACAAACGCTAGTAAGAGTATTTTTTTCATGTAAATCAACTGTTAATTCCCTACCATCTCCCTGGCATTTTGCAAAGCAGCTGCGGTAGGCTTTTCTCCGCTCAGCATTTGTGCAATGGTTGTAATACGTTCATCATTATTTAATAGCCTGATTGAGGTAGTGATCCTGTCTTCTTTAATGGCTTTATATACAAAATAATGAGCAGTAGCTTTTGCTGCAATTTGTGGTTGATGCGTAATAGATATTAATTGATGCGATGAAGACAGGTCTTTCATTATTAACCCCACCTGTTTGGCCGCTTCACCACTAATACCTGTATCTATTTCATCAAATATCAATGTAGGCAATTGTAATTTTTTAGCTACCAGAGATTTTATGCAGAGCATTAAACGGCTCAACTCGCCGCCACTGGCCACTTTACGCAATGGCTCAAAGCGATTGCTTTTATTGGCATCAAATAAAAACTCTATCGCATCAATACCATAAATATTAAGGGATACTTTTTCTATGTGCACTTTTATCTGTGCATTAGGCATCCCAACCTGAACCAAAAGATTGTTCACCTTCTCCGCAAACGGTTTTGTTGCTTTGCTTCTGTTAGATGAGATGCTTGCAGCCAATGTCTCACATTGGTGCGATAATTCTTTTGTTTCCTTTTCCTTTTTTATAATGACATCTCCTAGGTTAAGGATGTCATTTAATTTTTCCTGAAGAGAATCTTTTATAGCCAATAATTCATTGGTTGTATTCACTCCATGTTTCTTTAATAATTTATATCCTACAGATATTTTATCATTTACGATCTGAATTCTTTCAGGACTGTATTGCACGGCATTATCAATGCTTTCCAATTCATCGGCAACATCCTGTAGCTCGAGTTGGGCACTTTGTATTCGTTTGGTAAGATCAGGTATCATAGTATGATACTCTTCTAAAGAATGTAATTTATTGCTTAACGATTTTAATTGTTGAACAATAGGCTGGTCACTTTCCTTTAATTCAAAATAAACCGCACTTAATTGTTGCTTTACATTCTCTGCATTGCTTAATAATTTCAACTCAGCATCCAGTTCTTCCAATTCATTTTCTTTCAATCCGGCCTCATCCAATTCATCAAACAGAAACTGATTGTAATCAAGTGCAGCATTAGCAGTTAATTGCTGCTGTTGCAATTCCTGTAATTCTTTTTTTGCTGCAGTATATTGATGAAAAAAAGTAGCGTACTGTTGTAGCAGTTCTCCATTTCCTGCCAAGGCATCCAGCACCTCTCTTTGAAAATCATTATCTCCTAATTCAAGAGTATCAAACTGTTGGTGCAGATCAACCAACAATGAACTCAACGCTTTTAATTGAGTCAAATTAACGGGTGTATCATTAATAAATGCTCTTGACTTTCCGTTTGATGCGATCTCCCTTCTTACAACCAGGTCATCTTCAAGATCCAGTTCATTTTCTTTTAAGAATGATCTTATTTCTTTCCGGGCTTTTGTTTTAAAGCTGCCTTCTACCACACATTTTTTTTCTTTATTCATCAATGTGCTACTTTCTGCCCTGTCACCTAATATTAAACTTAAGGCTCCAATTAAAATACTTTTACCGGCACCGGTCTCTCCGGTAATAATGTTTAAGCCTGATGAAAAATCAATATCAATTTCATCGATGATGGCGTAATTCTGTATATGAAGTTTGGTAAGCATAATTATTTATTACACGAATTTAAGGTACGAATTACACGAATTTTCGAATTAATACAAATAAAAAAGGTGAATGCTTTTCCACATCCACCTTTAAAACTTATTAAACTTGTTAAACTTATTTTACTTCAACTGAATCATTCAGATCTGTATCAACTAAGATACGTCCGCAGTTTTCGCAAACCATTACTTTTTTGCGTAATTTGATTTCGCTTTGTTTTTGTGGAGGGATAGCATGGAAACAACCACCACAACTATCTCTTTCTACAGCAACTACAGCTAACCCGTTACGGTAGTTTTTACGAATTCTGTCATAACTCAACAACAATCTTTCATCCACATGACTTCTTGCTTCTTCAGCTTGTTTGTTGTAATGCTTTTCTTCTTTCTCAGTTTCGCTGATGATCTTTTCCAACTCACTTTTTTTACCGGAAAGATTATGTTCTTTAGTTGCTACCGCTTTTTTAGCTGAATCCAACTGGCGTGCTTTTTCGCCAATTTCTTCTGTAGCATCTTTAATATGCTTTTCGCAAAGCTTTATTTCTAAAGTCTGCATTTCAATTTCTTTATTAATCGCTTCAAACTCTCTGTTATTCTTTACATTCTCACTTTGCTTCTCGTATTTTTTCACCAATGCTTCCGCTTCTTTGATTGCCTCTTTACGCAGGTTAATGAATTCCTGAATTCCGTTGATCTCTTCTTCAACTCTTAACTGACGAGCATGTAAGCCTTCTATTTCATCTTCAAGGTCTTTTACTTCAATAGGCAACTCTCCTTT
It contains:
- the rplT gene encoding 50S ribosomal protein L20, translating into MPRSKNAVASRARRKRVLKAAKGYYGKRKNVYTVAKNVMEKGLTYAYVGRKLKKREYRTLWIARINAAVRAEGLTYSEFIHKLAAKNIDLNRKVLADLAMNEPESFKNLVAQVK
- the rpmI gene encoding 50S ribosomal protein L35, with amino-acid sequence MPKVKTNSSAKKRFSVTGTGLITFQKPFKRHILTKKSKKRKRNLRKDGVVHSTNQAFVMRLLGLK
- a CDS encoding Hsp20/alpha crystallin family protein, with protein sequence MTLVRTSHPFAKNLDGLVNDIFNDWAPALGKTFREDVFGFPPVNISEKTDAYQLEVAAPGFDKTDFAVKLDNQLLTITAEKKETTKDETTKTIRKEFSHKTFKRSFTLDEKIEAGNISAKYENGILLVTLPKKEEVKAVAKEIAIQ
- a CDS encoding zinc ribbon domain-containing protein, translated to MAKVADFSVEEKLSSLVRLQKVDCKLDEIQILKGELPIEVKDLEDEIEGLHARQLRVEEEINGIQEFINLRKEAIKEAEALVKKYEKQSENVKNNREFEAINKEIEMQTLEIKLCEKHIKDATEEIGEKARQLDSAKKAVATKEHNLSGKKSELEKIISETEKEEKHYNKQAEEARSHVDERLLLSYDRIRKNYRNGLAVVAVERDSCGGCFHAIPPQKQSEIKLRKKVMVCENCGRILVDTDLNDSVEVK
- the recN gene encoding DNA repair protein RecN codes for the protein MLTKLHIQNYAIIDEIDIDFSSGLNIITGETGAGKSILIGALSLILGDRAESSTLMNKEKKCVVEGSFKTKARKEIRSFLKENELDLEDDLVVRREIASNGKSRAFINDTPVNLTQLKALSSLLVDLHQQFDTLELGDNDFQREVLDALAGNGELLQQYATFFHQYTAAKKELQELQQQQLTANAALDYNQFLFDELDEAGLKENELEELDAELKLLSNAENVKQQLSAVYFELKESDQPIVQQLKSLSNKLHSLEEYHTMIPDLTKRIQSAQLELQDVADELESIDNAVQYSPERIQIVNDKISVGYKLLKKHGVNTTNELLAIKDSLQEKLNDILNLGDVIIKKEKETKELSHQCETLAASISSNRSKATKPFAEKVNNLLVQVGMPNAQIKVHIEKVSLNIYGIDAIEFLFDANKSNRFEPLRKVASGGELSRLMLCIKSLVAKKLQLPTLIFDEIDTGISGEAAKQVGLIMKDLSSSHQLISITHQPQIAAKATAHYFVYKAIKEDRITTSIRLLNNDERITTIAQMLSGEKPTAAALQNAREMVGN
- a CDS encoding type III PLP-dependent enzyme domain-containing protein, which gives rise to MNNTYSDLVDQTFNFPQEDFKVKDEYLQYNGQDIKALIDKYGTPLKLTYLPKIGMQINKAKKMFENAFKKHKYEGKYNYCYCTKSSHFSFIVEEALKHNIHLETSYAYDIDIINKLYQKKKINKETFIICNGYKQKPYTNRIVKLLNTGFKNVIPVLDNMEELKAYKSVKDPFKVGIRVAAEEEPNFPFYTSRLGMRAKDILEFYVDQIEGYEHKFQLKMLHIFLNKGIKDDIYYWSELNKVINLYCQLKKICPELDSINIGGGFPIKHSLGFEYDYQFMINEIVRNIKVACTRNKVQMPNIFTEFGSYTVGESMAHIYSVIGEKMQNDREIWYMIDSSFITTLPDTWGIGEKFLMLPINKWQEEYQRVTLGGITCDSHDYYDSEEHINEVFLPKLTNGEPLYVGFFHTGAYQDQISGYGGIKHCLIPSPKHIIIGHDKNGKLHDWVYAKEQSAQSMLKILGY
- a CDS encoding SemiSWEET family sugar transporter, yielding MDWTEVIGHVGSALSSITFMPQVYQAWKTKSVGDLNLLTILIVFISTVIWIVYGVERMILPVIICNSIICFLSLVLLYFKFTFIKK
- a CDS encoding M13 family metallopeptidase, whose protein sequence is MKLPTLLFTLLFLNGLSANCQNIEPKKMIDSTDMDLTVKPGDDFFRFVNGNWIKNTTIPASKTSWGSFNLLAEKSSADVKTLTEYASKNTHKNRMLQMVGDFYTSGMDSINAEQLGYQPIKKDLERINAIKNIDGIITEITYQHTKGITAPLFNFSIYQDAKITTKYITHLDQGGTVLPDRDYYLKNDNRSIDIRKEYLSYIIDLFILTGTDSVLAPDKATTIIELETQLAKAQISKVELKNPEKTYNKLNINDYSKNLKAINLKILMQKMLVNEDSILSNNLAFLQTTDSLLLNLPLQTWKNYLQWYILKSSAAYLSNAFVERNFKYGKALSGQKAMTPRWQRVSYLTDNRLGDLLGQLYVKKYFTAAAKKRMLALVNNLQDAFKERIKHLDWMSDETKQKALIKLAAITKKIGYPDKWKSYDGVVITKNNYLQNLRNCAEWLYKYSVKRLGSPIDKTEWYFTPPTVNAYYAPLSNEIVFPAAILQPPFFDPVADDAFNYGGIGATIGHEMTHGFDDEGRKYDAEGNLNDWWTNLDAEKFKEKTEKIIAQFDSLTVLDTIHVNGKLTSGENIADLGGLNIAYDAFKKTAQGRSNKKIDGFTPDQRFFLSWSHAWRSKILPETAARYIIIDVHAPNEHRANEPLRNIDAFYKAFDIKPGDKMYKPEKDRIKIW
- a CDS encoding enoyl-ACP reductase FabI, yielding MSYNLLKGKKGIIFGALDEKSIAWKTALRCHEEGAELLLTNAPVAMRMGEINKLAEAVNAPVIPCDVSSNEDVANLITQAKAHFGGGVDFILHSIGMSINVRKGIHYTENNYEFSHKGLDISALSLHRVLAAAMKEDAINEWGSVVALSYIAAQRVFPDYNDMADNKAMLESIARNFGYQYGVKKHVRVNTVSQSPTKTTAGSGVKGFDGFINYAEKMSPLGNASADDCANYCVTLFSDLTKFVTMQNLFHDGGFSFTGVTQSVIEQMEK